The following proteins are encoded in a genomic region of Chitinivorax tropicus:
- a CDS encoding Spy/CpxP family protein refolding chaperone — MSSMLKRSLLITSLITAMTGSAFASPGGPHQGAPRDGGPHAGMVWHMLGKAKDKLNLSAEQQALWQTAEKASGELREQMKAQHQKMRALMDAQSKETIIDLAKLDAAGETMRNNMDTAHDGVRKAWLNVYASLTAAQKEQVSNLLKQVWANKGKHRSQDDHHPNS, encoded by the coding sequence ATGTCATCCATGCTCAAACGTAGTCTACTGATCACTTCCCTCATTACTGCGATGACCGGTAGCGCCTTCGCCAGCCCAGGTGGCCCACATCAAGGTGCCCCGCGTGATGGCGGCCCCCATGCAGGCATGGTGTGGCATATGCTGGGCAAAGCCAAGGATAAGTTGAACCTCAGCGCCGAACAGCAAGCGCTCTGGCAGACGGCAGAAAAAGCCAGCGGCGAGCTGCGCGAGCAAATGAAAGCGCAGCATCAGAAAATGCGTGCACTGATGGATGCCCAATCCAAGGAAACCATCATCGACCTGGCCAAATTGGATGCAGCAGGTGAAACCATGCGCAACAACATGGACACCGCCCATGACGGCGTCCGTAAGGCATGGCTGAATGTCTATGCCAGCTTGACGGCGGCGCAGAAGGAACAAGTCAGCAATCTGCTCAAACAAGTTTGGGCCAATAAAGGCAAACACCGCTCACAGGACGATCACCACCCGAATTCGTAA
- the sigJ gene encoding RNA polymerase sigma factor SigJ, producing MDFMLEQTTHLQTFLAEQSRLRRLAYRMLGDITSADDAVQDAYLRWHGMALSEIVNPQAWLVTTVSRLCLDHLRARQPDRLDYYGEWLPTPVDGDVALGADPAYGLERASDISLALLVLLEQLSAEERVAFIMQEVFDHDYRMIAQVMDRSEAACRQLVRRARQRLVARQQRFQADPGQRRAVLAGFVAALAQGDLKALLATLSPEVELRSDGGGVVKAASKPVFGSRAVSRLLLGIRRVIPPTIRFSPAWINEEPALVGRCADHVSHVLSFAIDERGIGGIYLINNPAKLVGVR from the coding sequence ATGGACTTCATGTTGGAACAGACCACACACCTTCAAACCTTTCTGGCTGAACAATCACGGCTGCGACGCTTGGCCTACCGCATGCTTGGAGACATCACGTCGGCGGATGATGCAGTGCAGGATGCCTATCTTCGTTGGCACGGCATGGCGTTGTCCGAGATCGTCAATCCACAAGCCTGGCTGGTGACAACGGTTTCTCGGCTGTGTCTTGACCACCTGCGGGCGAGGCAGCCGGACCGACTCGACTACTATGGCGAGTGGCTGCCAACACCGGTCGATGGTGATGTGGCGCTTGGCGCAGACCCGGCGTATGGCCTGGAGCGGGCGTCCGATATCTCCCTGGCGCTGCTGGTGCTGCTGGAGCAGTTGTCAGCCGAGGAGCGGGTGGCCTTCATCATGCAGGAGGTGTTTGATCACGACTATCGGATGATCGCGCAAGTCATGGACAGATCGGAGGCAGCCTGCCGACAACTGGTGCGGCGTGCCAGGCAGCGCTTGGTTGCCCGGCAGCAGCGCTTCCAGGCAGATCCCGGCCAGCGGCGGGCTGTATTGGCGGGCTTCGTAGCGGCCCTGGCTCAGGGTGATCTGAAAGCGTTGTTGGCAACCTTATCACCGGAAGTCGAGCTTCGGTCAGATGGCGGTGGGGTGGTCAAGGCGGCCAGCAAGCCGGTATTCGGGAGTAGAGCTGTCTCACGCCTGCTATTGGGTATTCGACGGGTGATCCCACCGACGATACGGTTTTCACCGGCATGGATCAATGAAGAGCCTGCCCTGGTCGGACGTTGCGCCGATCATGTCTCACACGTCTTGAGCTTTGCCATTGATGAACGCGGCATCGGCGGGATATACCTGATCAACAATCCAGCCAAACTGGTGGGGGTGCGCTGA
- a CDS encoding YdcH family protein: MHIEHHDLAKEFPEFKAEIHQLKAQDAHFARRFVEYQDIDKEICRLESEDVPVSDATLDGLKRQRLSLKDELYQMLRTTAADPV, encoded by the coding sequence ATGCATATTGAACACCATGATCTGGCCAAGGAATTTCCCGAATTCAAAGCAGAAATCCATCAGCTGAAGGCGCAGGATGCCCACTTTGCGCGTCGGTTTGTCGAGTATCAGGACATTGATAAGGAGATCTGCCGCCTGGAAAGTGAAGACGTGCCAGTGTCAGACGCCACGCTGGATGGCTTGAAACGACAACGGCTCAGTTTGAAGGATGAGTTATACCAGATGTTGCGCACTACCGCTGCCGACCCGGTCTGA